The following proteins come from a genomic window of Gimesia chilikensis:
- the panB gene encoding 3-methyl-2-oxobutanoate hydroxymethyltransferase: MSNASPARPKKFTVPRFIAAKQKQQKITMLTAYDYLSAKLLDEAGLDCLLVGDTLGMVVQGKSTTLPVTVDQMIYHGEMVVRAVQRAMVIVDMPFMSFHVSPAQALENAGRILKETGADAVKLEGGVNQAKTIEAIAAADIPVMAHLGLKPQSVRALGGMGKIQRDEDQLIADALAAERAGAFGILLEMITAPIAKRITETVTVPTIGIGSGSGCDGQVLVTPDMLGMNAEFHPRFLKKYADLASDITAAVQAYASEVREGAFPDESHSHT; encoded by the coding sequence GTGTCGAATGCGTCGCCAGCACGGCCGAAAAAGTTTACCGTCCCCCGTTTCATCGCCGCCAAACAGAAACAACAGAAAATTACGATGCTGACAGCCTACGATTATCTGTCAGCAAAACTTCTGGATGAAGCAGGATTAGACTGCCTGCTGGTAGGCGACACTTTAGGAATGGTCGTGCAGGGCAAGAGCACAACACTGCCCGTGACCGTCGATCAGATGATCTATCATGGTGAAATGGTGGTCCGAGCTGTTCAGCGGGCTATGGTGATCGTCGATATGCCATTCATGTCGTTCCACGTTTCTCCCGCTCAGGCATTGGAGAATGCCGGCCGGATTCTTAAAGAGACCGGTGCAGACGCCGTCAAACTTGAAGGCGGCGTGAACCAGGCGAAAACGATTGAAGCGATTGCTGCCGCCGATATCCCTGTGATGGCTCACCTGGGACTGAAACCTCAATCAGTGCGTGCTCTGGGAGGTATGGGGAAAATTCAACGGGACGAAGACCAGTTGATAGCAGATGCCCTGGCAGCAGAACGCGCAGGAGCGTTTGGGATTCTACTCGAAATGATTACGGCTCCCATTGCCAAACGCATCACAGAAACCGTCACAGTTCCCACCATCGGTATCGGATCCGGATCAGGTTGCGACGGACAGGTGCTTGTCACTCCTGATATGCTGGGTATGAATGCCGAATTTCACCCGCGATTCCTCAAAAAATACGCGGATCTGGCATCAGATATCACTGCAGCAGTGCAGGCTTATGCCAGTGAAGTTCGGGAAGGTGCCTTCCCGGATGAATCACACAGCCATACCTGA
- a CDS encoding cytochrome b N-terminal domain-containing protein has product MLSEKTKQWIDERTGYKNFFHAIFLLNFPTKRRSRWQFIWGGALVLMMLVEIITGALMMTVYSPSEASAWGSVHYMETQVDLGWFVRGLHHYTAHMMIVAIIIHIFLVIISAGYRKPKEFIYWTSLLIGGVIIGLTITGNALPWDQKGYWSYQIETGIAGTMPVIGSTLRSLVVGGSEFGNLTLTRLYTIHVMALPVIAIMLFVFHMALIRRERLRTAKVKEANDDPNVDFELDEDDPVKDEITQPYWPYQTTRTLVLTLILVGIVILQIVAYPALKNKHLDVGIGDWQADLPASEIKLEAPADSAIPYVARPEWFVRFLFELRHMVPKELEVLVTAVLPGVILAILVLVPFYEKVFGEQWGQRLAIVVYVGGLLIISGISWYGIQAERSAPDYELNRSQELAYAARASWLASKNGVPPEGPASLLRNDPKSMGPIIFARHCGICHTWNGHDGTGHNIMEMKDGKKVIATPRASDLAGFATTKWLTEFLLDPRSTKFFGHLATVKGGDAILNGDMSDWADSYVGPEGILTKEDVEAVAALVAREAKRRDYVKPSQEVIQRGISVFSGVDFKDKAGKVVEFYGYCAQCHAMKAGDPNEEGGGAAPDFNGYGSEKWLIDFIRKPGAEHFYGEKNIMPSFEESKISEHDIKLLVKWMRGEWQRPTEEK; this is encoded by the coding sequence GTGCTGTCAGAAAAAACAAAACAGTGGATCGATGAACGAACCGGATACAAGAATTTTTTCCATGCGATCTTCCTATTAAACTTTCCGACCAAACGACGCTCTCGCTGGCAGTTTATCTGGGGAGGCGCTCTAGTATTGATGATGCTGGTGGAAATCATCACCGGCGCACTCATGATGACCGTTTACAGTCCCTCTGAAGCCTCGGCCTGGGGAAGTGTGCATTATATGGAAACCCAGGTAGACCTGGGCTGGTTTGTCCGCGGATTACATCACTACACGGCGCATATGATGATTGTCGCGATCATCATCCATATTTTTCTGGTGATTATCTCAGCTGGCTACCGTAAACCGAAAGAATTCATCTACTGGACCAGCCTGCTGATTGGTGGGGTGATTATCGGACTGACGATTACCGGGAACGCGCTTCCCTGGGACCAGAAGGGGTATTGGTCGTATCAGATTGAAACCGGGATCGCCGGCACAATGCCAGTCATCGGTTCCACTTTGCGTTCTCTGGTAGTAGGCGGAAGTGAATTCGGCAATCTGACCCTGACACGGCTCTACACCATTCACGTGATGGCACTGCCTGTCATTGCCATCATGCTGTTCGTATTTCACATGGCGTTGATCCGCCGTGAACGCCTGCGAACCGCTAAAGTCAAAGAAGCAAACGATGATCCGAATGTGGATTTTGAACTGGATGAAGACGATCCAGTCAAAGACGAGATTACGCAACCTTACTGGCCTTACCAGACGACTCGTACCCTGGTTCTGACTCTGATCCTGGTTGGAATCGTGATTCTGCAGATCGTTGCCTATCCTGCATTGAAAAACAAGCATCTGGACGTTGGCATCGGAGACTGGCAAGCAGATCTACCCGCCAGTGAAATTAAACTTGAGGCTCCAGCAGACAGCGCAATCCCTTATGTTGCACGTCCTGAATGGTTTGTTCGTTTTCTGTTCGAGTTACGGCACATGGTTCCCAAAGAACTTGAGGTGCTTGTCACCGCAGTACTTCCGGGTGTGATCCTGGCGATTCTGGTACTGGTTCCCTTCTATGAAAAAGTCTTTGGTGAGCAATGGGGACAGCGTCTGGCGATCGTGGTTTATGTCGGTGGTCTCCTGATTATTTCCGGTATCAGCTGGTACGGAATCCAGGCAGAACGCAGTGCACCGGATTATGAACTCAACCGATCACAGGAACTGGCATATGCAGCACGTGCTTCCTGGCTGGCCAGCAAAAATGGGGTGCCGCCAGAAGGGCCTGCGTCTCTCCTGCGAAATGACCCCAAATCGATGGGGCCGATAATCTTTGCCCGGCACTGTGGTATCTGTCATACCTGGAATGGACATGACGGAACCGGGCATAACATCATGGAAATGAAGGATGGTAAAAAAGTCATCGCCACACCTCGTGCCTCTGATCTGGCTGGCTTCGCAACCACAAAATGGTTAACCGAATTTCTGCTGGATCCACGCTCTACCAAATTCTTTGGGCACCTGGCTACGGTCAAGGGAGGGGATGCGATTCTGAATGGCGACATGAGCGACTGGGCAGACAGCTATGTCGGACCGGAAGGGATCCTCACTAAAGAAGATGTCGAAGCGGTCGCAGCTCTCGTTGCGCGGGAAGCGAAACGGCGTGACTATGTGAAACCTTCGCAAGAAGTCATTCAGCGGGGTATTTCCGTCTTCAGCGGTGTGGACTTTAAAGATAAGGCAGGCAAAGTCGTCGAGTTCTATGGCTACTGCGCTCAGTGTCACGCTATGAAGGCTGGCGATCCCAACGAAGAGGGTGGGGGAGCCGCTCCAGACTTCAACGGCTACGGCTCTGAAAAGTGGCTGATCGATTTCATCCGTAAACCCGGAGCCGAGCATTTCTACGGCGAGAAAAACATCATGCCTTCCTTTGAAGAGTCCAAAATCTCAGAGCATGATATTAAACTGCTCGTCAAGTGGATGCGTGGCGAATGGCAGCGTCCGACAGAGGAAAAATAA
- a CDS encoding polyprenol monophosphomannose synthase, whose protein sequence is MNESATPRLLVTLCTYNEKENLEQLIPEIHHHLPYAAILVIDDNSPDGTGDYVKSLKKTDSRIHSIHRSGKLGLGTATIAGFQYAIENHYDLVLNLDADFSHPPRFMPDLVAATEQADVAIGSRYVPGGKIEGWGPKRYFMSGAINWYARLLLRLKSRDCSGSFRCYRVPKLAEIDFKLLRAKGYAFQEEILYRCRRVGCTFQEVPFTFEERRYGSSKINMKEAFSALWVMFVLGIDNLQGKRVKVLPAESAK, encoded by the coding sequence ATGAATGAATCTGCTACTCCGCGCCTGCTGGTGACATTATGTACTTACAATGAGAAGGAAAATCTGGAACAGCTGATTCCGGAGATTCATCATCATCTCCCCTATGCTGCCATTCTGGTGATCGATGACAACTCGCCGGATGGAACAGGCGATTATGTCAAATCGCTCAAAAAGACGGATTCGCGAATTCATTCGATACACCGCAGCGGTAAACTCGGCCTGGGAACTGCTACGATTGCCGGTTTTCAGTATGCAATTGAAAACCACTATGATCTGGTGCTGAATCTCGATGCAGACTTCAGCCACCCTCCTCGATTTATGCCTGATCTCGTTGCTGCAACTGAACAGGCAGATGTAGCGATCGGCTCTCGGTATGTGCCCGGCGGAAAAATTGAGGGCTGGGGGCCGAAGCGTTATTTCATGAGTGGTGCGATCAACTGGTATGCTCGACTGCTGCTACGCTTGAAATCACGTGACTGCAGCGGCAGTTTTCGCTGTTATCGTGTTCCGAAACTGGCCGAGATCGATTTTAAACTGCTGCGTGCTAAAGGATATGCATTTCAGGAAGAAATTCTTTACCGCTGTCGCAGGGTTGGCTGTACCTTTCAGGAGGTTCCCTTCACGTTCGAAGAGCGTCGCTATGGCAGTTCCAAAATCAACATGAAAGAGGCTTTTTCAGCTCTCTGGGTCATGTTCGTGCTGGGGATCGACAATCTTCAGGGAAAGCGGGTAAAAGTTTTACCCGCTGAATCCGCTAAATAA
- a CDS encoding tetratricopeptide repeat protein, with the protein MRYFLILSAACLLSGFAIPGWAQNRHHGAHGHHHSHHGHSHSYPRYYGRNWASPGWSVSGNNGSVYFNFAFPGNTYYGNPWGPYFYNRFGYYSTDAFVASNPVLFSNGYSLNGMYPILPGQGFSPPTVYPYSNVPGTLPLTNPGTVSNQPLNNAVQQDLQRWTDPDYLPEPSRKIQKYIVPSTRHARELSLRNQVKGDEYFQKLDYRRAYERYKFAASLAKDLATPHFKKGYALLALKQYDRAAYEFKQGLALDPSWPVTGESLSELFGPDNAIARDSLVHQVADWVKEDIRDPERLFVFGVVLHFNGQAEQAHDVFETAARLAGRGDHFLAFLDPKVQQAGQQVVPQKNQASGGHIVNPANTRPPAFESKKSEPQLQTQPLGPRRSAPISGTLPPPPAVKQQPARKESGNKTTAPKPLPEINNLGLPPLPQAEDTPGAPLIPAPEPATSQQTPLLIPPK; encoded by the coding sequence ATGCGATACTTTCTCATATTGAGCGCGGCCTGTCTGCTTTCAGGTTTTGCCATTCCTGGCTGGGCGCAAAATCGACACCATGGTGCGCACGGGCATCATCACTCTCATCACGGCCACAGCCATTCTTATCCTCGATATTACGGCCGGAACTGGGCCAGCCCTGGCTGGTCGGTCAGCGGGAATAATGGAAGCGTCTATTTCAATTTCGCTTTTCCCGGGAATACCTACTATGGAAATCCCTGGGGACCTTATTTCTACAACCGCTTCGGTTACTACAGCACTGATGCATTTGTGGCCAGCAATCCTGTGCTGTTTTCTAATGGGTACTCCTTAAACGGTATGTATCCGATCCTGCCCGGTCAGGGATTTTCACCGCCGACGGTCTATCCCTACAGTAATGTTCCGGGGACGCTGCCATTAACCAATCCGGGAACTGTCAGTAATCAGCCACTCAATAACGCAGTACAGCAGGATCTTCAACGGTGGACTGATCCGGACTATTTACCAGAGCCCTCACGCAAGATTCAAAAATACATCGTCCCTTCCACACGGCATGCGCGAGAACTGAGCCTCCGAAATCAGGTTAAGGGAGATGAGTATTTCCAGAAACTGGATTACCGTAGAGCCTACGAACGCTACAAATTTGCAGCATCATTGGCAAAAGATCTGGCCACTCCGCATTTCAAGAAGGGTTATGCTCTGTTGGCACTCAAACAGTATGATCGAGCAGCCTATGAATTTAAGCAGGGGCTGGCTCTGGATCCCTCCTGGCCTGTGACGGGAGAAAGTTTGAGTGAACTGTTTGGTCCTGACAATGCGATTGCCAGAGATTCCCTGGTCCACCAGGTAGCGGACTGGGTAAAGGAAGATATTCGCGATCCGGAACGCTTATTCGTATTTGGCGTTGTATTGCATTTCAATGGTCAGGCAGAACAGGCACATGATGTTTTTGAGACTGCAGCCCGACTGGCTGGACGGGGGGATCACTTCCTCGCTTTTCTGGATCCTAAGGTTCAGCAGGCTGGTCAGCAGGTGGTCCCGCAGAAGAACCAAGCTTCCGGTGGTCACATCGTCAATCCGGCAAATACGCGGCCTCCGGCATTTGAATCGAAGAAATCTGAGCCTCAACTCCAGACTCAACCTCTGGGACCAAGGCGTTCGGCTCCTATCTCAGGAACGCTACCGCCGCCTCCGGCTGTAAAGCAGCAACCCGCTCGCAAAGAGTCTGGAAACAAAACAACTGCCCCCAAACCGCTTCCCGAAATCAATAATCTTGGGTTGCCTCCCCTTCCCCAGGCAGAAGATACACCGGGTGCGCCGTTGATTCCTGCTCCGGAGCCTGCTACAAGTCAACAAACACCGTTGCTGATTCCCCCCAAATGA
- a CDS encoding HEAT repeat domain-containing protein has product MAELIYQSQTACYAKHRRKAIHKLGDKFRCDCNPEIMCAFIYALNDADERVRAKAADEIGDQLRKNCCCCSPELTAALTCALGDCDKKVVREAIQALELCGYEVVEGCCEQPCCDNGCAPAGCAPSAAPAAPAPTSDPKAYFPSRLQDQQKQTRRLSGNSLSNLFGLID; this is encoded by the coding sequence ATCGCTGAACTGATCTACCAGTCTCAGACTGCTTGCTACGCTAAACACCGTCGCAAAGCTATCCACAAACTGGGCGACAAGTTCCGCTGTGACTGCAACCCGGAAATCATGTGTGCCTTCATCTACGCTCTGAACGACGCTGACGAACGCGTTCGTGCTAAAGCTGCTGATGAAATCGGTGACCAGCTCCGCAAAAACTGCTGCTGCTGCTCTCCTGAGCTGACAGCTGCTCTGACCTGTGCTCTGGGTGACTGCGACAAGAAAGTTGTTCGCGAAGCTATCCAGGCTCTGGAACTTTGCGGATACGAAGTTGTTGAAGGTTGCTGCGAACAGCCTTGCTGCGACAATGGATGTGCTCCTGCCGGATGTGCTCCTTCTGCAGCTCCTGCTGCTCCTGCTCCAACTTCTGATCCTAAGGCTTACTTCCCAAGTCGTCTGCAGGATCAGCAGAAGCAGACTCGCCGCCTGAGCGGTAACAGCCTGTCAAACCTGTTCGGTCTGATTGACTAG
- a CDS encoding FAD-dependent oxidoreductase — translation MPEKVVVIGSGPAAWAACIYTSRANLEPLCFEGAVTEENRLQGTLPLGQLALTTEVENYPGFPAGNLESYLNDSIEESKRKYMAPHTGHGVSGPELMELMRQQAKNFGTKVITDDVVDVDFSSHPYKVTPSKGEPVEALAVIIATGARANYLGLDSENRFKNMGVSACAVCDGAMPRFRNHPLVVVGGGDSAMEEASYLTKFASKVYIVHRRDEFRASKIMADRALANEKIEVKWNSVIDEVLGNDEQGVTGVRIRSTVDEGQTEELEATGYFAAIGHTPNVNFLKGQIDLNDKGFIQWQVPFRTNTNVDGVFAAGDVADDNYKQAITAAGSGCMAALDAERWLVANGYE, via the coding sequence GTGCCAGAAAAAGTTGTTGTGATCGGATCAGGGCCCGCTGCCTGGGCAGCCTGCATTTATACATCTCGTGCCAATCTCGAGCCATTGTGTTTCGAAGGAGCAGTGACTGAAGAAAACCGTTTGCAGGGAACACTTCCCCTCGGTCAGTTGGCATTAACAACCGAAGTCGAGAATTATCCCGGATTTCCTGCGGGTAATCTGGAGTCGTACCTGAATGATTCCATTGAGGAATCCAAACGCAAATATATGGCTCCTCACACTGGTCATGGAGTGAGTGGTCCGGAACTGATGGAGCTGATGCGGCAACAAGCCAAAAACTTTGGCACCAAGGTTATCACTGATGATGTGGTCGACGTCGATTTCTCATCACATCCCTATAAGGTGACTCCGTCAAAGGGAGAACCCGTAGAAGCCCTGGCGGTAATTATCGCAACAGGTGCCCGGGCTAATTATCTGGGGCTGGACTCAGAGAATCGTTTTAAGAACATGGGCGTTTCCGCCTGTGCGGTCTGCGATGGAGCGATGCCCCGCTTCCGCAATCATCCACTGGTGGTGGTTGGCGGTGGTGACAGCGCGATGGAAGAAGCCTCCTACCTGACCAAGTTTGCCTCCAAAGTTTACATCGTACATCGCCGTGATGAATTCCGGGCCAGTAAGATCATGGCGGACCGGGCACTCGCGAATGAAAAGATCGAAGTCAAATGGAACTCGGTCATCGATGAAGTTCTGGGGAACGACGAACAGGGCGTGACCGGTGTGCGGATTCGCAGCACCGTCGATGAAGGCCAGACCGAAGAGCTGGAAGCCACCGGCTACTTCGCTGCGATCGGGCATACGCCGAATGTCAATTTTCTGAAAGGTCAGATCGACCTGAACGACAAAGGTTTTATCCAGTGGCAGGTTCCCTTCCGCACGAATACAAATGTGGATGGAGTGTTCGCTGCCGGTGATGTGGCCGATGACAACTACAAGCAGGCAATCACCGCGGCTGGTAGCGGGTGTATGGCAGCCCTGGATGCGGAACGCTGGCTGGTTGC
- a CDS encoding ubiquinol-cytochrome c reductase iron-sulfur subunit has translation MRRRKFLKYCSGILGSVYATILAVPALGFLFSTLKRGRKTEQTYQLSRLDDLEPGVPQRFTIVDQRVDAWTKYPSGPIGSVWITKSQDGKVTAFSSTCPHLGCVVDYVPGDEEFFCPCHAATFQTDGAVVSGPAPRGMDELKTSIVKVRGEQWVEVEFQKFEAGISEKVSIG, from the coding sequence ATGCGACGTCGTAAATTCCTCAAATATTGCAGCGGTATTCTGGGATCTGTCTACGCCACCATTCTGGCGGTTCCCGCACTGGGTTTCCTGTTTTCAACACTGAAACGGGGCCGAAAAACTGAACAGACTTACCAGCTGTCCCGTCTGGACGATCTGGAACCCGGGGTGCCTCAGCGGTTCACTATTGTGGATCAGCGAGTTGATGCCTGGACAAAATACCCTTCCGGCCCGATCGGATCTGTCTGGATCACCAAGAGTCAAGATGGAAAAGTAACTGCATTCTCTTCAACCTGCCCCCACTTGGGTTGCGTGGTTGACTATGTGCCCGGCGACGAAGAATTCTTTTGTCCCTGCCATGCCGCCACCTTCCAGACAGATGGTGCCGTAGTCAGTGGACCTGCTCCCCGCGGTATGGACGAATTAAAGACCTCGATTGTAAAAGTGCGAGGAGAGCAGTGGGTTGAAGTCGAATTTCAGAAATTTGAAGCAGGAATTTCGGAAAAAGTTTCGATAGGCTGA